A stretch of Paenibacillus mucilaginosus 3016 DNA encodes these proteins:
- a CDS encoding ABC transporter substrate-binding protein, whose product MRGGLKGDITFLTHRTDLADTALTDIAEEFMAKNPGVKITVESSKGDDVLKTQIAANELPDIMFVPSGLGMTRKDYPTYFVPIDDLGYTKENLWYYENGAGPDNHLYTLSIGLNYQGFVYSKAAFRAAGIEQAPKTMEEFLAAAEKLKAKGITPVASNFKDGWPLGNYADGAYSNDMTGSKNYQNTLISKDLFAKEPGSLLEGIQFLKTLADKGYLEKDLMSTNWDASKRDLAQGKIGMTYLGTWLPAQIEQNGGKPEDIGMFPVPGAKALVGSADYMYGVTKNSKSPEAAKAFLKFMWDNGYMPKKAGMIPPNKDYKADEPFLKELLSYNLPIVEWEAHVPEYQELINKAQIDAKKAAQEYVLAENPQEVIDKYNKKWAEARKALGK is encoded by the coding sequence ATGCGGGGGGGACTAAAAGGGGACATCACGTTCCTGACCCACCGGACCGATCTCGCGGATACGGCTCTGACCGACATCGCTGAAGAATTCATGGCCAAGAATCCGGGCGTGAAGATCACCGTGGAATCGAGCAAGGGCGATGACGTGCTCAAGACGCAGATCGCCGCGAACGAGCTGCCGGACATTATGTTCGTACCCAGCGGACTCGGGATGACCCGGAAGGATTATCCGACGTACTTCGTGCCGATCGACGACCTCGGTTATACCAAGGAGAACCTCTGGTACTACGAGAACGGCGCGGGTCCTGACAACCACTTGTATACGCTTTCCATCGGATTGAACTACCAGGGCTTCGTCTACAGCAAGGCGGCCTTCCGCGCGGCAGGGATCGAGCAGGCGCCGAAGACGATGGAGGAGTTCCTCGCCGCGGCCGAGAAGCTGAAGGCGAAGGGCATCACGCCGGTCGCCTCGAACTTCAAGGACGGCTGGCCGCTCGGCAACTACGCGGACGGGGCGTACTCCAATGACATGACCGGCTCGAAGAACTACCAGAACACGCTCATCAGCAAAGACCTTTTCGCCAAAGAACCGGGCTCCCTCCTCGAGGGGATTCAGTTCCTGAAGACGCTGGCGGACAAAGGGTACCTCGAGAAGGACCTCATGTCCACGAACTGGGACGCGTCCAAGCGCGATCTCGCCCAAGGCAAGATCGGGATGACCTATCTCGGCACCTGGCTGCCGGCCCAGATCGAGCAGAACGGCGGCAAGCCGGAGGACATCGGGATGTTCCCGGTGCCGGGGGCGAAGGCGCTTGTCGGCTCGGCGGACTACATGTACGGGGTGACGAAGAACTCGAAGTCCCCGGAGGCGGCCAAGGCGTTCCTGAAGTTCATGTGGGATAACGGCTATATGCCGAAGAAGGCGGGGATGATTCCGCCGAACAAGGATTACAAGGCCGATGAGCCTTTCCTGAAGGAGCTGCTCTCTTACAATCTGCCGATTGTGGAGTGGGAAGCGCATGTGCCGGAATACCAGGAGCTCATCAACAAGGCGCAGATCGATGCGAAGAAGGCTGCCCAGGAGTATGTGCTGGCGGAGAATCCGCAGGAAGTCATCGACAAGTACAACAAGAAGTGGGCGGAAGCACGCAAGGCGCTTGGCAAGTAA
- a CDS encoding carbohydrate ABC transporter permease → MLQSTNDIWERRWTIGLFLALPLIILLVFSYYPALKLFQMSLTDWDGMKPAYNYVGLDNYKTILRENMAWKTLINNMAYVIISVIQTFLGLYFAILLDSNIRGKRFFRSFLFMPYILNGVAVAYMFSYMYNFEDGPVNILLRGIGLEEYAVRFLGNSWWANMSLAFMGLWQNTGLAMVIFLGALQSIPKDLYESASIDGANFLHKVRFITVPSMKLVVQINLFLSLNGALQAFFQPFIMTKGGPGDRTQTFASMAYYTAFNFHNFGLASALGVFLLAIVLVVLLIQNLVIRGGGEEG, encoded by the coding sequence ATGCTGCAGAGTACGAATGACATTTGGGAAAGAAGATGGACCATCGGGCTTTTTCTGGCCCTTCCTTTGATCATCCTGCTTGTATTCTCATATTATCCGGCCCTGAAACTGTTCCAGATGAGTCTGACGGACTGGGACGGCATGAAGCCGGCGTACAACTATGTGGGGCTCGACAATTACAAGACGATTCTCCGGGAGAACATGGCCTGGAAGACGCTCATTAATAACATGGCTTATGTGATCATCTCGGTGATCCAGACGTTCCTCGGCCTGTATTTTGCGATCCTGCTCGATTCGAATATCCGGGGCAAGCGGTTCTTCCGCTCCTTCCTGTTCATGCCCTATATCCTGAACGGCGTGGCGGTCGCGTATATGTTCAGCTATATGTACAACTTCGAAGACGGTCCGGTCAATATTCTGCTGCGCGGTATCGGACTCGAGGAGTATGCGGTCCGCTTCCTCGGGAACAGCTGGTGGGCGAACATGTCGCTGGCTTTCATGGGACTGTGGCAGAATACGGGGCTGGCCATGGTGATCTTCCTCGGAGCCCTGCAGTCGATTCCGAAGGATCTGTACGAATCGGCGAGCATCGACGGCGCCAACTTCCTGCACAAGGTCCGCTTCATTACGGTTCCGAGCATGAAGCTCGTCGTGCAGATCAACCTCTTCCTGAGCTTGAACGGGGCCCTGCAGGCGTTCTTCCAGCCGTTCATCATGACGAAGGGCGGTCCGGGCGACCGCACCCAGACCTTCGCCTCCATGGCTTATTATACGGCGTTTAACTTTCACAACTTCGGATTGGCGTCCGCGCTCGGGGTCTTCCTGCTGGCCATCGTGCTGGTCGTGCTGCTGATCCAGAATCTGGTCATCCGCGGAGGAGGGGAAGAAGGATGA
- a CDS encoding carbohydrate ABC transporter permease encodes MRKHRSMESGLVVNHPLLRLLNYALLLGFVILVIAPILIVFLVSFKSNQEYMYSQVWDLPQSFLNFDNFKVYWKRGKMLLGFQNVGILIVVSLITSIFMGTMVAYVVTRFKFRGRKLILGLYVFAAVLPTTTTAIATFTVIKSLALYNTLYAGLLLYSAAGVLDIYMFMQFMYKIPTELDQSARVEGASYFRVYWSVILPLMRPAIATISILKVVGIYNDFFIPTVYMPSSKLSTITSGLMLFTQDRMSQWNVLSAGIIAVLLPTLIIYLAAQRFIISGVTDGAVKS; translated from the coding sequence ATGAGGAAACATCGATCGATGGAATCGGGGCTGGTGGTGAATCATCCCCTGCTCCGCCTGCTGAATTATGCGCTGCTGCTCGGCTTCGTGATCCTGGTGATCGCGCCGATCCTGATCGTCTTCCTGGTCTCGTTCAAATCCAACCAGGAGTATATGTATTCGCAGGTCTGGGATCTGCCGCAGAGCTTTCTGAACTTCGACAACTTCAAGGTGTACTGGAAACGGGGAAAAATGCTGCTCGGCTTCCAGAATGTCGGCATCCTGATCGTCGTCTCCCTCATTACGAGCATTTTCATGGGAACGATGGTCGCTTATGTCGTCACGCGCTTCAAGTTCCGCGGCCGCAAGCTGATCCTGGGCCTGTATGTCTTCGCGGCCGTGCTGCCGACCACCACGACGGCCATCGCCACCTTCACGGTGATCAAGAGCCTTGCGCTCTACAACACCCTGTATGCCGGGCTGCTGCTGTATTCGGCCGCGGGCGTGCTCGATATTTACATGTTCATGCAGTTTATGTACAAAATCCCGACGGAGCTCGATCAGAGCGCTAGGGTGGAGGGGGCTTCCTACTTCCGGGTCTACTGGTCGGTAATCCTGCCGCTGATGCGGCCGGCGATCGCCACGATCTCCATCCTGAAGGTGGTCGGCATCTATAACGATTTCTTTATTCCGACGGTGTATATGCCTTCCTCGAAGCTGTCCACGATCACCAGCGGCCTCATGCTCTTCACACAGGACCGCATGTCGCAGTGGAATGTGCTGTCAGCCGGGATCATCGCGGTTCTGCTGCCTACGCTGATCATCTATCTCGCGGCGCAGAGGTTCATTATCTCGGGGGTTACGGACGGGGCGGTCAAATCGTAA
- a CDS encoding carbohydrate binding domain-containing protein: protein MTLDAEGFYYTADWTPGAALDESGTTLTVKSYAKNGQVLSQTIQVFVSDVQGNPDPLVVDTFDLYKGSNELLDAAYSPAGDLNTITLDPDHKYGGKYGLRFDYNVGGQGYTGEVKNMNNADWSEANKLKLWLAPDGSGQKLVLQVNASGISFEAYPSLAGTAAGVVEIPFSQFTPAPWDTANAGKVMTKENLKDIRSFGIYVNKAEGTAGTAGTLYFDDIQAYNDGTGGVPNGGTGPGSMPAQPGLLYGFESDAQGWTVDVNNAGAGTASVTADAYAEGAHALAASFSLAGSDFELVKFENIDLSAVDTLSAQVKLAGGTAKARLYVKTGASWAWADSGPVDVDSSGFQTISLPLAGISDLSSVKAIGLKFESFSGTGASAVYLDDVRLTKN from the coding sequence ATGACGCTCGACGCGGAGGGCTTCTACTATACGGCGGATTGGACGCCGGGCGCAGCCCTCGATGAGTCGGGCACGACGCTGACCGTGAAGTCTTATGCGAAGAACGGCCAAGTGCTGTCCCAGACGATCCAGGTGTTCGTGAGTGATGTGCAGGGCAATCCCGATCCGCTGGTCGTCGATACCTTCGACCTGTACAAGGGCAGCAATGAACTGCTGGACGCGGCATACAGCCCGGCGGGAGATCTGAATACGATCACGCTGGATCCGGATCACAAGTACGGGGGCAAATACGGCCTGAGGTTCGATTACAACGTTGGCGGCCAAGGCTATACCGGAGAAGTCAAGAACATGAACAACGCGGACTGGTCCGAGGCCAACAAGCTGAAGCTCTGGCTGGCGCCGGACGGCAGCGGCCAGAAGCTGGTTCTTCAGGTGAATGCGAGCGGTATCTCGTTCGAGGCTTATCCGTCGCTGGCCGGAACGGCGGCCGGTGTGGTGGAGATTCCGTTCAGCCAGTTCACGCCGGCTCCATGGGATACCGCCAATGCGGGGAAGGTCATGACCAAGGAGAACCTCAAGGACATCCGCTCCTTCGGCATCTATGTGAACAAGGCGGAGGGCACGGCAGGGACCGCCGGAACGCTGTATTTCGACGACATCCAGGCTTATAACGACGGAACGGGCGGCGTGCCAAACGGCGGAACCGGCCCGGGCAGCATGCCTGCGCAGCCGGGACTGCTGTACGGATTCGAGAGCGATGCACAGGGCTGGACCGTGGACGTGAATAACGCAGGCGCGGGCACCGCGTCCGTTACGGCGGATGCTTATGCCGAAGGAGCGCATGCTCTTGCGGCCTCCTTCTCGCTGGCGGGCAGCGACTTCGAGCTCGTCAAGTTCGAGAACATCGATCTGAGTGCGGTGGATACGCTGAGCGCACAGGTGAAGCTGGCCGGCGGCACGGCCAAAGCCAGGTTGTACGTGAAGACGGGAGCAAGCTGGGCGTGGGCGGACAGCGGACCGGTCGATGTGGATTCCAGCGGCTTCCAGACGATTTCCCTTCCGCTGGCTGGGATCAGCGATCTCAGCAGCGTCAAGGCCATCGGGCTGAAGTTCGAGAGCTTCAGCGGCACGGGGGCGTCGGCGGTCTATCTCGACGATGTGCGGCTGACAAAGAACTAA